From Desulfonatronum thioautotrophicum, the proteins below share one genomic window:
- a CDS encoding LytR/AlgR family response regulator transcription factor: MSELRVLLVHPDPHLRQELRQLLRELDGVKVLGEAVSAFEAMEMLEGIGYHAFFLGMELPDGVSGLELAQILGQRRHRPAMVFLATDETQAFKAFELGATDYLLWPCSPERLQRTLARLRRLPADAHIAEPEGNSKKNADFEGDEETLQIAMEEEEEDNFLKALRQAWDYNQVRPVEIEKLPITLDGRVILVPYSQIVFVEAYEDYSFVHTNQDKYLTSFRLKYLEDRLRAHRFFRVHRKFLVNLDLVTEIASLPGSNFMLRTTGKKRIELPVSRRRIADLKQILGL, from the coding sequence ATGAGCGAACTTCGTGTGCTGTTGGTCCATCCTGATCCGCATCTGCGGCAAGAATTACGGCAGCTGTTGCGGGAATTGGATGGGGTCAAGGTGCTGGGGGAGGCTGTTTCCGCCTTTGAAGCCATGGAAATGCTGGAAGGGATTGGTTACCATGCCTTTTTCCTTGGAATGGAACTGCCGGACGGGGTCAGCGGTCTGGAGCTGGCCCAGATTCTTGGGCAACGCAGACATCGTCCGGCCATGGTCTTTTTGGCCACGGATGAAACCCAGGCCTTCAAGGCATTTGAGTTGGGAGCCACGGACTATCTGCTCTGGCCATGTTCCCCGGAGCGGTTGCAACGCACCCTGGCCCGCCTGCGGCGGCTCCCGGCTGATGCACATATTGCCGAACCTGAGGGCAATTCCAAAAAAAACGCGGATTTCGAGGGCGACGAGGAAACCCTGCAGATCGCCATGGAAGAGGAGGAGGAGGACAATTTTCTCAAGGCCCTGCGCCAAGCCTGGGACTACAACCAGGTCCGCCCCGTGGAGATCGAGAAACTGCCCATCACCCTGGACGGCCGGGTTATTCTGGTTCCCTACAGCCAGATTGTCTTTGTGGAAGCTTATGAAGATTACAGTTTCGTCCACACCAATCAGGACAAGTACCTGACCTCATTTCGCCTGAAGTACCTGGAGGACCGTTTGCGGGCGCATCGTTTCTTTCGGGTGCACCGCAAGTTTCTGGTCAATCTGGACCTGGTTACGGAAATCGCCTCCTTGCCGGGCAGCAATTTCATGCTCCGGACCACAGGCAAAAAACGCATTGAGCTGCCCGTCAGTCGCCGTCGAATCGCGGATTTGAAGCAGATTCTCGGTCTCTGA
- a CDS encoding methyl-accepting chemotaxis protein: MNTAKSAVPAIAIGILVIIVGAVLATFMVDAPSITGTIITVVAGFLGLILVGGLLVLQRQALVEATSALEALAQGSLRKDSLEACAGAKTLPGLFAALEAASHALKHEKGLSRGIIEGLPMPFLLVDTKERATFSNQACMDMLQIDGPPEKQYGRTLAEIFYNDPARKTLVGKAMQTGEIFKNTEVSIQGHKGEVRHVLANVYPLYDLDGVCIGGFGLYLDMTALKTRETQICEQNELINRAADQATKVSNAMSSAAEELAAQVEQASRGAEEQRDRTGETATAMEEMNATVLEVARNASQAAEASDQARTKALEGAQVVGESVAAINKVQKQSEELKANFGRLGQQAEQIGRIMTVIEDIADQTNLLALNAAIEAARAGDAGRGFAVVADEVRKLAEKTMNATKEVGQAIAGIQQGTKTNIEGMDKAVTAVAEATARANTSGEVLKQILDLAELAADQVRSIATAAEQQSATSEEINRGVEDINRISAETSEVMNQSAQAVSELARMAVDLNTIIDEMRGQAKG, encoded by the coding sequence ATGAATACCGCAAAAAGTGCCGTTCCGGCCATCGCAATCGGCATTTTGGTCATTATTGTCGGGGCAGTGCTCGCGACGTTTATGGTCGATGCACCCAGCATTACCGGAACGATCATCACGGTTGTTGCCGGATTTCTCGGGCTGATACTGGTGGGAGGACTGCTCGTGCTCCAACGGCAGGCTCTGGTCGAGGCCACCTCCGCACTGGAAGCACTTGCCCAGGGATCACTGCGAAAGGATTCCCTGGAAGCCTGTGCCGGTGCCAAGACATTACCCGGACTGTTCGCGGCCCTGGAGGCTGCCTCGCATGCATTGAAGCACGAAAAAGGGTTGAGCAGGGGAATTATTGAGGGACTGCCCATGCCCTTTCTCCTTGTAGACACCAAGGAACGGGCAACATTCTCCAACCAGGCCTGCATGGACATGCTCCAGATCGACGGCCCCCCGGAAAAACAGTATGGCCGAACCCTGGCTGAAATCTTCTACAACGACCCAGCGCGCAAGACCTTGGTGGGCAAGGCCATGCAGACCGGTGAGATATTCAAGAACACGGAAGTCAGCATCCAGGGCCACAAAGGCGAAGTGAGGCATGTCCTGGCCAACGTGTACCCGCTCTATGACTTGGACGGGGTCTGTATTGGCGGTTTCGGGCTGTATCTGGACATGACGGCCCTGAAGACTCGGGAAACCCAGATTTGTGAACAGAATGAACTTATCAATCGGGCGGCTGACCAAGCCACAAAGGTATCCAACGCCATGTCCTCGGCGGCCGAGGAGCTGGCCGCCCAGGTGGAGCAGGCCAGCCGAGGGGCCGAGGAGCAACGGGACCGGACCGGCGAGACGGCCACGGCCATGGAGGAGATGAATGCCACGGTTCTGGAGGTGGCCAGGAATGCCTCCCAGGCCGCCGAGGCCTCTGATCAGGCTCGCACCAAGGCTTTGGAAGGCGCGCAGGTGGTAGGCGAATCCGTGGCGGCCATCAACAAGGTGCAGAAGCAATCCGAGGAGCTGAAGGCCAACTTTGGCCGACTTGGGCAACAAGCCGAGCAGATCGGCCGGATCATGACCGTGATTGAGGACATCGCGGACCAAACCAATTTACTGGCCCTGAACGCGGCCATCGAGGCGGCCCGGGCCGGAGACGCCGGGCGGGGATTTGCCGTGGTGGCTGACGAAGTGCGCAAGCTGGCGGAAAAAACCATGAACGCCACCAAGGAGGTCGGCCAGGCCATCGCGGGCATCCAGCAGGGAACCAAAACCAATATAGAAGGCATGGACAAGGCCGTCACCGCGGTTGCCGAAGCCACGGCCCGGGCCAACACCTCCGGTGAGGTCCTGAAACAAATTCTGGATTTGGCCGAGCTGGCCGCCGACCAGGTGCGCTCCATCGCCACGGCCGCGGAACAACAGTCGGCCACCAGTGAAGAGATCAATCGCGGCGTGGAGGACATCAACCGCATCTCCGCTGAGACCAGCGAGGTCATGAACCAGTCTGCCCAGGCCGTCTCCGAACTGGCCCGGATGGCCGTGGATCTGAATACGATCATCGACGAAATGCGGGGGCAGGCCAAAGGGTAA
- a CDS encoding glutamate-5-semialdehyde dehydrogenase: protein MTKELQALMGKMAEESARAAKELAKADGWRKNEFLRELARLLRDRAGHVLKANQRDVDAALASGLDAARVDRLRMTEATMESMAQACLEVMAQSDPVGEIETMWQRPNGLRIGRMRVPLGVVMMIYESRPNVTIEAAILTLKAGNAAILRGGSEAFHSNQALAELLSGALKAVGLPEAAIQLVPVMDREAVTHLLKMDNFIDVAIPRGGESLIRAVAEQATMPVLKHYKGVCHIYVDQGADLDKAVEIVFNSKVQRCGVCNALECLLVHEAEAAAFLPRMAERLGAAEVRFRACPASLPLIAGQAEAEPAEEGDWGREFLALVLAVRVVKDMDQALEHIARYGSNHTEAILTRDHDRAMRFLREADASLVLVNASTRFNDGGQLGLGAEIGISTSKLHAYGPMGVRELTGVKFVGLGQGQIRE from the coding sequence ATGACGAAAGAGCTTCAGGCCCTGATGGGCAAGATGGCCGAGGAGTCCGCCAGGGCGGCCAAGGAACTGGCCAAGGCAGATGGCTGGCGCAAGAACGAATTCCTGCGGGAATTGGCCAGGTTGTTGCGGGACCGGGCAGGACATGTGCTGAAGGCCAACCAGCGGGATGTGGACGCTGCCCTGGCCTCCGGGCTGGATGCGGCCAGAGTGGACCGGCTGCGGATGACCGAGGCGACCATGGAATCCATGGCTCAGGCCTGCCTGGAGGTCATGGCCCAGTCCGATCCTGTCGGTGAGATTGAAACCATGTGGCAGCGGCCCAACGGGCTCCGCATTGGGCGGATGCGCGTGCCGTTGGGCGTGGTGATGATGATCTACGAATCCCGGCCCAATGTGACCATCGAGGCAGCCATCCTGACACTCAAGGCCGGCAATGCGGCCATTTTACGGGGTGGCTCCGAAGCGTTTCACTCCAATCAGGCCCTGGCTGAGCTGCTTTCCGGAGCGCTCAAGGCTGTCGGGCTGCCGGAAGCGGCAATCCAATTGGTGCCCGTTATGGATCGTGAAGCCGTGACGCATCTCTTGAAAATGGACAATTTTATTGACGTGGCCATTCCCCGGGGAGGGGAGTCCCTGATCCGGGCCGTGGCCGAGCAGGCCACCATGCCCGTGCTCAAGCACTACAAGGGCGTCTGCCATATCTATGTGGACCAGGGCGCGGACCTGGACAAGGCAGTGGAGATCGTCTTCAACTCCAAGGTGCAGCGTTGCGGGGTGTGCAACGCCCTGGAATGTTTGCTGGTGCATGAGGCCGAGGCCGCGGCTTTTCTGCCTCGGATGGCAGAGCGTCTTGGGGCCGCCGAGGTCCGCTTCCGTGCGTGTCCCGCGAGCCTGCCGCTCATCGCGGGCCAGGCCGAGGCTGAGCCCGCGGAGGAAGGCGACTGGGGCCGGGAATTTCTGGCTCTGGTCCTGGCGGTGCGGGTGGTCAAGGACATGGACCAGGCCCTGGAACACATTGCCCGGTACGGCTCCAACCATACCGAGGCCATCCTCACCAGGGATCATGACCGGGCCATGCGCTTTTTGCGCGAGGCGGACGCCTCTTTGGTCCTGGTCAACGCCTCCACCCGTTTCAATGATGGTGGTCAGCTGGGCCTGGGTGCGGAAATCGGAATCAGCACGTCCAAGCTGCACGCTTACGGCCCCATGGGTGTTCGGGAACTGACCGGGGTGAAGTTCGTTGGCCTCGGCCAGGGCCAGATTCGGGAATGA
- the acs gene encoding acetate--CoA ligase: MSQDGALETLLQEDRVFRPLPQMVIEANANPQTLENARRQAMDDPLGYWEEAAKELEWYRKWDKVLDESDAPFYKWFTGAKCNIVHNALDRHIKTGNKNKLAIIWEGEAGDSRKMTYFELYRAVNKFANALRSLGVQKGDRVLLYMPPLPETVIAMLATAKVGAVHSMVFAGFSAKAMRDRIEDAQPKVIVTADGFYRNGRAVHLKSIVDESLIGPNCESVETVVVVHRANVQVEMQEARDLWYEELVRAESSESPTESMDSEDMLFLLYSSGTTGKPKGIVHTHGGYQVGINRTLNWVFDIKPTDIFWCTADAGWITGHSYVVYGPLIAGTTTVIFEGHPLYPQADRVWDLIAKYGVTILYTAPTLVRMLMRFGTQYPKKHDLSSLRILGSVGEPINPEAWVWMYKNIGRSECPLVDTWWQTETGSIMVSPLPVSVLKPGSCTKPLPAIDVDVVDEKGNSVPAGKGGLLVIRKPWPSMVRNLYKDPERYKKTYWEKIPGVYLAGDMARKDEDGYIWIQGRSDDVMNIAGHRLGSAELESALVAHKAVAEAAAIGIPDKIKGEVAKAFVTLTEGFEASDDLVKTLKVHIRNELGPVAIVKTIEFRDKLPKTRSGKIMRRVLKAEELGQEVGDISTLED, translated from the coding sequence ATGTCACAAGACGGCGCCCTGGAAACCTTGCTGCAAGAAGATCGCGTCTTTCGGCCCTTGCCGCAGATGGTCATTGAGGCCAATGCCAATCCGCAAACCCTGGAGAATGCCCGCCGCCAGGCCATGGACGATCCGTTGGGCTATTGGGAGGAAGCCGCCAAGGAACTGGAATGGTATCGCAAATGGGACAAGGTTTTGGATGAAAGCGATGCCCCGTTCTATAAATGGTTCACAGGTGCCAAGTGCAACATAGTGCATAATGCTCTGGATCGGCACATCAAGACGGGCAACAAGAACAAACTGGCCATCATCTGGGAAGGCGAGGCCGGTGATTCACGGAAGATGACCTATTTCGAGCTGTACCGTGCTGTGAACAAGTTTGCCAATGCCTTACGCTCGCTGGGTGTCCAAAAGGGCGACCGGGTTTTGCTGTACATGCCGCCCTTGCCGGAAACAGTGATCGCCATGCTGGCCACAGCCAAGGTCGGAGCGGTCCACAGCATGGTTTTCGCCGGATTTTCGGCCAAGGCCATGCGTGACCGGATCGAGGACGCCCAGCCCAAGGTCATTGTCACCGCGGATGGTTTCTACCGCAACGGCCGGGCCGTCCATCTGAAATCCATTGTCGACGAATCGTTGATCGGCCCCAACTGCGAAAGCGTGGAAACGGTGGTCGTTGTCCACCGGGCCAATGTTCAGGTGGAAATGCAGGAGGCCCGTGACCTTTGGTACGAGGAACTGGTTCGGGCGGAAAGCTCTGAATCGCCCACCGAGTCCATGGACTCCGAGGACATGCTTTTTCTGCTCTACAGCTCCGGAACCACGGGCAAGCCCAAGGGCATCGTGCACACCCACGGAGGCTACCAGGTAGGCATCAACCGGACCCTGAACTGGGTTTTTGACATCAAGCCAACGGACATCTTCTGGTGCACAGCGGACGCCGGCTGGATCACCGGCCACAGCTACGTGGTGTACGGACCGCTCATCGCCGGAACCACCACGGTCATCTTTGAAGGCCATCCGCTTTATCCCCAGGCCGACCGGGTCTGGGATCTGATCGCCAAGTACGGCGTAACCATCCTCTATACCGCGCCGACCCTGGTCCGGATGCTAATGCGTTTCGGGACCCAGTATCCCAAGAAGCACGACCTCTCCTCACTGCGCATCCTCGGATCCGTGGGGGAGCCCATCAACCCCGAGGCCTGGGTCTGGATGTACAAGAACATCGGCCGCTCCGAATGCCCCCTGGTGGATACCTGGTGGCAGACCGAAACCGGCTCCATCATGGTCAGCCCCTTGCCGGTGAGCGTGCTCAAGCCCGGCTCCTGCACCAAGCCGCTGCCGGCCATTGACGTGGATGTGGTAGATGAGAAGGGCAATTCGGTGCCGGCGGGCAAGGGGGGGCTGCTGGTCATCCGCAAACCCTGGCCGTCCATGGTACGGAACCTGTACAAGGACCCCGAGCGCTACAAGAAGACCTACTGGGAGAAGATTCCCGGCGTGTATCTGGCCGGGGACATGGCGCGCAAGGACGAGGACGGGTACATCTGGATCCAGGGCCGCTCCGACGATGTGATGAACATTGCCGGTCACCGCCTGGGTTCGGCCGAACTGGAAAGCGCGTTGGTGGCCCACAAGGCCGTTGCCGAAGCCGCGGCCATCGGCATCCCGGACAAAATCAAGGGCGAGGTGGCCAAGGCCTTCGTCACCCTCACCGAAGGCTTCGAGGCGTCCGATGATCTGGTCAAGACACTCAAGGTGCACATCCGCAACGAACTTGGCCCCGTGGCCATTGTCAAAACCATTGAGTTCCGGGACAAGCTGCCCAAGACCCGGAGCGGAAAGATCATGCGTCGGGTGCTCAAGGCCGAGGAACTCGGTCAGGAGGTTGGGGACATCTCCACCTTGGAAGACTAA
- a CDS encoding pyridoxamine 5'-phosphate oxidase family protein — protein sequence MHDAIRDLIQSQTICVLATSQDNTPHTSLMGYVPSQDCTTFYLATYRNTHKFANLLANPNVSLLVDNRTAKTGSQRLETMALTVHGHVQILQDPEACQSAAELLRSHLPHLQEFLAGKDIAFIAVHAKDFLLLHGPTEAIFETAKPQQ from the coding sequence ATGCACGACGCCATCCGTGACCTGATCCAAAGCCAGACCATCTGCGTCCTGGCCACCTCTCAAGACAACACTCCGCACACTTCCCTGATGGGTTACGTCCCTTCCCAGGATTGCACGACCTTTTATTTGGCCACCTACCGCAACACCCACAAGTTCGCAAACCTGCTGGCCAACCCCAACGTCAGCCTGCTTGTGGATAACCGCACCGCAAAGACGGGTTCCCAGCGACTGGAGACCATGGCCCTGACTGTGCACGGCCATGTCCAAATCCTTCAGGACCCGGAAGCATGCCAAAGTGCGGCCGAACTGCTGCGCAGCCATCTGCCGCACCTCCAGGAGTTTCTGGCCGGCAAGGATATCGCCTTCATCGCCGTCCATGCAAAGGATTTCCTGTTGCTGCACGGCCCCACCGAGGCGATCTTTGAAACGGCAAAGCCTCAACAATGA
- a CDS encoding chemotaxis protein CheW gives MEQTFVYKDVRIPKKLEGIINHMGSVESYREELHNLGNQWDLLTILGQMSGTGTDMSGTREGFAKLTSELLVQLALETLKKTVQDIGARAQVAVDIVIRNLFERTADIGFLATDDDIRDFLKSCSVQSEAAGASQGQEVFEANTHDGVFSDTVSSAGADHASRMSLLKRFQEYVAKYSVYFNIILLNNQGRVLMQLDQSSHVSSSKDPLLLEALTTTADYVEVYQHSDLVPGQDRSLIYAYRVSENNDKDSQSLGVLCLCFRLENEMEGIFANLRGENDWSVMTILDKAGEVIASSDVYHIPLGARLPMAVNEDFRVVHFAGRSYLAKTCATKGYQGFSGLGWFGHVMLPLAHAFEQTRGRDLRSRVDEDILRAVLDDPRLFSEALRSIPLQAERIQRELERTVWNGNVRETDSRSKVLLWNISDAGGRTKQVFEQSINNLHETVVSAILDDVEFQAALSVDIMDRNLYERANDCRWWALTSAFRRILAQPTMSDADTRTIAEILGYINGLYTVYTNLFVYDRQGRILAVSNPSEVHIVGTTINADWMRRTLALGNSQQYSVSSFEKTRFYANRPTYIYGAVITSLSPMDEAVGGIGIVFDSEPQFASMLQDSLPRDERGAVVQGCFGVFADRNRTIISSTHAGLVVGSSLPVDEALFSLKPGEGRASITIYQDHYYAVGARCSSGYREYKAKDGYINDVIGMVFVPLASVVTEKSEVRGVSRRNAIQVSRTRTGGNDCIEVASFFIGDRWLGINADHVLETINPEGITVIPGAHRFVVGKIFYQGDSIPVVDIRRELRLPPKEIDMETQIILAKAGTSKVGLLVDGLGEIPEVCMDRVEKANGMLDSQESYVECVVKPETNSKDVNMLVVLDPERLVRHLVKGKEKKPE, from the coding sequence ATGGAGCAAACCTTCGTGTATAAAGACGTCAGGATACCAAAAAAACTGGAAGGGATCATCAATCACATGGGATCTGTGGAGAGCTATCGCGAGGAGCTTCACAATCTTGGTAATCAGTGGGATCTGCTAACGATTCTGGGGCAGATGAGCGGCACTGGTACAGACATGAGCGGTACCCGTGAAGGGTTTGCCAAACTTACCAGCGAGTTGCTGGTCCAGTTGGCACTGGAAACGTTGAAGAAAACCGTTCAGGACATCGGTGCCAGGGCCCAGGTGGCCGTGGATATCGTCATTCGCAATCTTTTCGAGAGAACCGCGGACATTGGTTTTTTGGCCACTGACGACGATATCCGGGATTTTCTCAAGTCCTGTTCCGTTCAGTCTGAAGCTGCCGGTGCTTCGCAAGGTCAGGAAGTGTTCGAGGCAAACACTCATGATGGCGTATTTAGCGATACTGTCTCCAGTGCCGGCGCTGACCACGCCTCCCGAATGAGTTTGTTGAAGCGTTTTCAGGAATATGTGGCCAAGTATTCGGTCTACTTCAATATCATTCTCCTGAACAACCAGGGGCGCGTCCTGATGCAACTGGACCAGTCCAGTCATGTCAGCAGTTCAAAAGACCCCTTGCTCCTTGAGGCACTGACCACGACAGCTGATTACGTGGAAGTGTACCAGCACTCTGATTTGGTTCCCGGGCAGGACAGATCTCTTATCTATGCCTACAGGGTTTCTGAAAACAACGACAAGGACTCTCAATCCTTGGGGGTACTCTGTTTATGCTTTCGCCTCGAGAATGAGATGGAAGGGATTTTTGCCAACCTGCGCGGTGAGAACGATTGGTCCGTCATGACAATTTTGGATAAGGCTGGTGAGGTGATTGCCAGTAGCGATGTCTACCATATTCCCTTGGGAGCCCGGTTGCCCATGGCCGTGAACGAGGACTTTCGGGTCGTTCATTTCGCTGGCAGGTCCTATTTGGCGAAAACCTGTGCGACAAAAGGGTACCAGGGCTTTTCCGGTTTGGGATGGTTCGGCCATGTGATGCTCCCTTTGGCCCATGCCTTTGAACAGACCAGAGGTCGGGATCTGCGTTCCAGGGTGGATGAGGATATTTTGCGGGCCGTGCTGGATGATCCGCGTCTGTTTTCAGAGGCGTTACGGTCCATCCCGTTACAGGCTGAACGGATTCAGCGTGAATTGGAGCGCACGGTATGGAATGGTAATGTTCGGGAGACTGATTCCCGAAGCAAGGTCCTGCTTTGGAACATTTCTGATGCCGGAGGCCGCACCAAGCAGGTTTTTGAGCAGTCCATCAATAATCTGCATGAGACCGTGGTCAGTGCGATTCTGGATGATGTGGAGTTTCAGGCCGCACTCAGCGTGGATATCATGGATCGCAATCTTTACGAACGGGCCAATGACTGTCGCTGGTGGGCGCTGACGTCGGCTTTTCGCCGTATTTTGGCCCAGCCGACAATGAGCGACGCTGACACCAGGACCATTGCCGAAATTCTTGGCTACATCAACGGTTTGTATACCGTTTACACCAATTTGTTTGTCTACGACCGACAAGGCCGAATCCTGGCTGTCTCCAACCCTTCTGAAGTGCATATTGTCGGCACGACCATCAATGCTGACTGGATGCGCAGGACCTTGGCCCTGGGAAACTCCCAGCAGTACAGTGTCTCCTCATTCGAAAAGACCAGGTTTTACGCGAACCGGCCAACATACATTTATGGCGCGGTGATCACGAGTTTGTCGCCCATGGATGAGGCTGTGGGAGGAATCGGTATTGTTTTCGACAGTGAGCCACAGTTTGCGTCCATGCTCCAGGACTCCCTGCCTCGAGACGAGCGGGGTGCCGTGGTGCAAGGCTGTTTTGGTGTTTTTGCCGATCGCAACCGCACCATCATCAGTTCTACGCATGCGGGCCTTGTCGTGGGGAGTAGCCTTCCCGTGGATGAGGCGCTCTTTTCCTTGAAACCTGGAGAGGGACGGGCGAGCATCACGATCTATCAGGACCACTATTATGCCGTGGGTGCCCGATGCAGCTCAGGTTATCGGGAGTACAAGGCCAAGGATGGCTACATCAACGATGTGATCGGGATGGTTTTCGTGCCGTTGGCTTCAGTGGTTACGGAGAAAAGCGAGGTGCGCGGGGTGAGCCGCCGAAATGCCATTCAGGTCAGCCGCACCCGGACCGGAGGCAATGACTGTATTGAGGTGGCCAGTTTTTTCATTGGTGATAGATGGCTGGGCATCAATGCCGATCATGTCCTGGAGACGATCAATCCCGAGGGGATCACGGTCATACCCGGAGCGCACAGATTTGTGGTCGGTAAAATATTTTACCAAGGTGATTCCATCCCGGTGGTGGACATCCGGCGAGAGTTGCGGCTTCCTCCCAAGGAGATCGATATGGAAACACAAATTATCCTCGCCAAAGCCGGAACGTCCAAAGTCGGACTGCTGGTGGATGGTCTGGGCGAGATTCCGGAGGTTTGCATGGACCGTGTGGAAAAAGCCAACGGGATGCTGGATAGTCAGGAAAGTTACGTGGAGTGCGTGGTCAAGCCCGAAACCAATTCCAAGGATGTCAATATGCTGGTAGTCCTAGACCCTGAACGACTGGTCCGTCATTTGGTCAAAGGCAAAGAGAAAAAACCGGAGTAG
- a CDS encoding formate dehydrogenase accessory protein FdhE, which produces MQNDGDKEARRFSRKIAALRKKGGFPDTMLALLENVADRQFQVKAELKERTNAAPAAVPELTDPQRHVQGASLLPRAAFPVDVAAAAQLLSTLLPEIRSYGSELEIGADRVMEALETEELEAERLFRAYLEEDQEFFAIWAEKTPGTPKLLFFLAQSALTPFVRDIAEKITTARPLEGTWEHGHCPVCGSLPYLSSLETREGRRMMHCSFCHSAYRVSRIGCVYCGERDPEKLQYFNVEELPGYRVELCEHCRMYTKTADFRQLDRISVPVLDDLESLALDVLAQSRGHVRPTLSAFGF; this is translated from the coding sequence ATGCAGAATGACGGTGACAAGGAAGCGCGGCGTTTTTCCCGGAAAATCGCCGCGCTTCGCAAGAAAGGTGGATTTCCGGATACAATGCTCGCGCTTCTGGAGAACGTGGCGGACAGGCAGTTTCAGGTCAAGGCCGAACTGAAGGAGCGGACCAATGCCGCACCGGCTGCCGTACCGGAACTGACCGACCCGCAGCGGCACGTTCAGGGAGCCAGCCTTCTGCCGCGTGCCGCCTTCCCCGTTGATGTTGCGGCGGCAGCACAACTCTTGTCCACGCTCCTGCCGGAGATCCGGAGTTACGGCTCGGAACTGGAGATCGGCGCGGATCGGGTGATGGAGGCTCTGGAAACCGAGGAATTGGAAGCTGAACGCCTTTTTCGGGCCTACCTGGAGGAAGATCAGGAGTTTTTCGCCATCTGGGCCGAGAAAACTCCGGGTACACCAAAGTTGCTTTTTTTTCTGGCCCAAAGTGCCTTGACGCCATTCGTCCGGGATATCGCCGAAAAGATCACCACGGCTCGCCCGCTGGAAGGGACGTGGGAGCACGGCCATTGCCCGGTGTGCGGCAGCCTGCCCTATCTCTCCAGCCTGGAGACACGCGAGGGGCGGCGGATGATGCACTGTTCTTTCTGCCACAGCGCCTATCGCGTCAGCCGGATTGGCTGTGTGTATTGCGGAGAGCGGGATCCGGAAAAACTGCAGTACTTCAATGTTGAGGAATTGCCAGGATACCGGGTCGAACTGTGTGAGCATTGTCGCATGTACACCAAGACCGCGGACTTCCGGCAGCTGGACCGAATTTCCGTTCCCGTTCTGGACGATCTGGAATCGCTGGCCCTGGATGTGCTTGCCCAGTCCAGAGGACATGTCCGTCCGACGCTCTCGGCCTTTGGGTTCTAG
- the mobA gene encoding molybdenum cofactor guanylyltransferase, which produces MKQLGALAGVVLAGGRSSRLGQDKTRVVFSGVSLLSRSVDLLKRHCTTVHIVGRLPEDHGLNVPSFLDAEPGCGPGGGIATALKKLERPCLVLSCDLPLMDDQVLRRLKAAWRKKPDSALMTTFQQEETGYIEALVAIYEPGVLSLLEKAFRQGLYQLNRIVTEEMRHHIPYPRSEATPFFNVNHPADLSMLRHLENAATGNWSRGIV; this is translated from the coding sequence ATGAAGCAGTTGGGAGCGTTGGCTGGGGTTGTTCTGGCCGGGGGCAGGAGCAGTCGACTGGGCCAGGATAAAACACGAGTGGTTTTTTCCGGAGTCAGTCTGCTTTCCCGTTCCGTGGATCTGTTGAAACGCCATTGTACCACTGTGCATATTGTCGGCAGGCTTCCCGAGGATCATGGGCTGAACGTGCCGAGTTTTCTTGACGCCGAGCCGGGATGTGGTCCTGGAGGCGGTATTGCCACGGCCCTCAAGAAACTTGAGCGGCCCTGTCTGGTGTTGTCCTGCGATCTGCCGTTGATGGACGACCAGGTATTGCGCCGGCTGAAAGCCGCTTGGCGGAAAAAACCGGATTCGGCACTGATGACCACGTTCCAGCAAGAAGAGACCGGATACATCGAGGCCCTGGTGGCAATCTACGAACCCGGAGTACTGTCCCTGCTGGAAAAGGCTTTTCGCCAAGGACTCTATCAGCTCAACCGGATTGTGACCGAAGAAATGCGCCATCATATTCCGTATCCCCGCTCCGAAGCCACCCCGTTCTTCAATGTCAACCATCCGGCTGATCTTTCCATGTTGCGCCATCTGGAAAACGCGGCGACCGGGAACTGGTCAAGGGGAATTGTTTGA